Proteins encoded together in one Bombiscardovia nodaiensis window:
- a CDS encoding sugar ABC transporter permease has translation MNSNNGTGAKARRYAILTVVSAILCAPLVFVVSIALSSDHTTNSMSFSFFPTEWHWENFVRVFNSGLPIGRFILNSLMIVIPACIFMTFSSALVSYGFARLNAPGKNILFVIVLSTMMIPGQVLMIPQFILFRTLGWVNTLLPIIVPNLFANAYNVFLMRQFITRIPTELDEAAEIDGLGYFGIFNRIILPMMIPVLAAVCVFTFSANWGSFFGPLLYINDEDKMPLALGLQVLSAQSSGAQTPPWNMIMVGSLILILPVLIVYYFAQKYLYESGMMAGSAGIK, from the coding sequence GTGAATTCCAATAACGGTACCGGCGCAAAAGCGCGTCGTTACGCCATTCTGACTGTCGTCTCGGCTATTCTGTGCGCGCCCCTGGTCTTCGTGGTCTCCATCGCGCTCTCCTCAGATCATACGACGAACTCCATGAGCTTCTCCTTCTTCCCCACTGAGTGGCACTGGGAGAACTTTGTGCGCGTCTTTAACTCAGGCCTGCCGATTGGTCGCTTCATCCTCAACTCGTTGATGATTGTGATTCCGGCCTGCATTTTCATGACCTTCTCGTCGGCTCTGGTTTCGTACGGTTTCGCCCGCTTGAACGCTCCCGGCAAGAACATTCTGTTCGTCATTGTGCTCTCCACCATGATGATTCCTGGCCAGGTGCTGATGATTCCTCAGTTCATCCTCTTCAGGACGCTGGGCTGGGTCAACACCCTACTGCCTATCATTGTGCCTAATCTTTTCGCCAACGCCTACAACGTGTTCCTCATGCGCCAGTTCATTACGCGCATCCCGACCGAGCTGGACGAGGCAGCTGAAATTGACGGCCTGGGCTACTTCGGCATTTTCAATCGGATTATTTTGCCCATGATGATTCCAGTGCTCGCTGCCGTCTGCGTCTTTACCTTCTCGGCCAACTGGGGCAGTTTCTTCGGACCCCTGCTCTACATCAACGATGAGGACAAGATGCCGCTGGCCCTGGGCTTGCAGGTGCTCTCTGCACAGAGCTCCGGTGCGCAGACTCCGCCTTGGAACATGATTATGGTGGGTTCCTTAATCCTGATTCTGCCCGTGCTCATCGTCTACTACTTCGCCCAGAAGTACTTGTATGAATCCGGCATGATGGCTGGATCCGCAGGTATTAAGTAA
- the togM gene encoding sugar ABC transporter permease has product MSSATAVSKPRKKRKGMTRKTREALAFYACVSPWIFGFVVFTAVPMFASLFLSFTDWDSFQTPNWVGIQNYVKAFTDDPLFWKVLGHTFYYAIVSVPLSLLIALYLSNLLARDFKGKRIYRTIIYLPSLVPLVSAGLIFKWLLKPEDGPIDAVLSIFGIHGPAWLLDANWVIPAIIMLSLWQVGGGTILLISAINGVPKELYEAAELDGAGHYRTFWNITFPMITPILFFNLVTGIIGAFQVFDQVYIMTAGGPDNASQMMVPYIYNSAFKDFHMGYASALAWILFVIIMVISGAVLKSSDAWVFYESEVKK; this is encoded by the coding sequence ATGAGTTCAGCCACAGCGGTTTCCAAGCCGCGCAAAAAGCGTAAGGGGATGACGCGCAAGACTAGGGAAGCTTTGGCTTTTTATGCGTGCGTTTCTCCGTGGATTTTCGGCTTCGTCGTCTTTACGGCCGTACCGATGTTTGCATCGCTCTTTCTATCGTTTACCGATTGGGATTCTTTCCAGACACCCAATTGGGTGGGTATCCAAAATTATGTCAAGGCCTTCACTGATGACCCGCTCTTCTGGAAGGTGCTAGGGCACACCTTCTATTACGCGATTGTGTCGGTGCCGCTCTCCCTGCTCATTGCTCTCTATCTTTCCAATCTGCTGGCGCGCGATTTCAAGGGCAAGCGCATTTATCGTACGATTATCTACTTGCCTTCACTGGTGCCTCTGGTCTCGGCTGGCTTGATTTTCAAGTGGCTTTTGAAGCCAGAGGATGGCCCTATTGACGCTGTGCTCAGCATTTTTGGCATTCACGGCCCGGCCTGGCTCTTAGATGCCAACTGGGTTATTCCGGCGATTATTATGCTCTCCCTCTGGCAGGTTGGCGGCGGTACGATTCTGCTGATTTCTGCCATTAATGGTGTGCCTAAGGAACTTTACGAGGCTGCTGAGCTCGACGGCGCAGGCCACTATCGCACCTTCTGGAACATCACTTTCCCCATGATTACGCCTATCCTCTTCTTCAACCTGGTGACGGGCATTATCGGCGCCTTCCAGGTCTTCGATCAGGTTTACATCATGACGGCCGGCGGCCCCGACAACGCGAGTCAGATGATGGTTCCCTATATTTACAACTCAGCCTTTAAAGACTTCCACATGGGCTACGCGTCCGCTCTAGCTTGGATTCTCTTCGTCATCATCATGGTCATCTCGGGTGCTGTGCTGAAATCGTCTGATGCTTGGGTCTTCTATGAGTCGGAGGTAAAGAAGTGA
- a CDS encoding sugar ABC transporter substrate-binding protein, which produces MRSFTKKLATATLAAVASLAMVGSLAGCGSNGAGKDDLVLTIWGGDTDKQTMQQRLDLAKKKYPSINVKLQYIAKDYDTKIQTMFSGGTAPDILEMAENINAYSSRGQLADLTAQYPNAEQQFGKANVQAYSYKGKMYGAPDRSAPGVVYYNKDIFDAAGVQYPSENWDWNTFVENTQKLVKRDGNKTTQWAYCEGDWWAWYMTWIYQNGGKIIDSNGKPVVNSSENVEAMQFYQDLMYKYQVAPKPEQITDSGADPLFSQGKLAMEVTGFWNVGALKDVKFNWGVAPMWHGKKTAVPMFSNALAVSSQSKHKEDAMKIVKFLSSKEGQKPIAENGLDVPANVEAAADKSFTEASWNKQHIDLSVFAKSTSMTWAPPFIPEWNQITKAMSDGMSQTWNGKQDVKTGLDKAQKTLEGALKK; this is translated from the coding sequence ATGAGGTCCTTTACTAAGAAGTTAGCCACTGCCACACTGGCGGCGGTTGCCTCGTTAGCAATGGTGGGTTCCCTGGCTGGGTGCGGGTCAAACGGCGCCGGCAAGGACGACCTAGTCCTGACCATTTGGGGAGGTGACACCGACAAGCAGACTATGCAGCAGCGTCTTGACTTAGCGAAGAAGAAGTACCCAAGCATTAACGTCAAGTTGCAGTACATTGCCAAGGATTACGACACCAAAATCCAGACCATGTTCTCCGGAGGTACGGCTCCCGACATTCTCGAGATGGCCGAAAACATCAACGCTTATTCGAGCCGTGGGCAGCTCGCTGATTTGACCGCCCAGTACCCCAATGCTGAGCAGCAGTTTGGCAAGGCGAACGTGCAGGCCTACTCCTACAAGGGCAAGATGTACGGTGCACCTGACCGCTCAGCCCCTGGTGTGGTCTACTACAACAAGGATATTTTCGACGCAGCAGGCGTGCAGTATCCCAGCGAGAACTGGGATTGGAATACGTTCGTTGAGAACACTCAAAAGCTCGTCAAGCGCGACGGCAACAAAACTACGCAGTGGGCCTACTGCGAAGGCGACTGGTGGGCTTGGTACATGACCTGGATCTACCAAAATGGCGGCAAGATTATAGATAGCAACGGCAAGCCCGTTGTCAACTCTTCTGAGAACGTCGAAGCTATGCAGTTCTACCAGGATTTGATGTACAAGTACCAGGTAGCTCCCAAGCCTGAGCAGATTACCGACTCAGGTGCCGATCCCCTCTTCTCTCAGGGCAAGCTGGCCATGGAAGTCACTGGCTTCTGGAACGTCGGCGCTTTGAAGGACGTTAAGTTCAACTGGGGTGTAGCTCCCATGTGGCACGGCAAGAAGACCGCTGTTCCTATGTTCTCCAACGCCTTGGCTGTCTCTTCGCAGAGCAAGCACAAGGAAGATGCCATGAAGATCGTCAAGTTCCTGTCCAGCAAGGAAGGCCAGAAGCCCATCGCTGAGAATGGTCTCGATGTGCCGGCCAATGTTGAGGCCGCTGCAGATAAGTCCTTCACTGAAGCTTCTTGGAACAAGCAGCACATTGACCTGTCCGTCTTCGCAAAGTCCACTTCGATGACTTGGGCTCCTCCGTTCATCCCCGAGTGGAACCAGATCACCAAGGCCATGTCTGACGGTATGTCGCAGACCTGGAACGGTAAGCAGGACGTCAAGACTGGACTCGACAAAGCTCAAAAGACGCTCGAAGGGGCTCTGAAAAAGTAG
- a CDS encoding hypothetical protein (frameshifted, insertion/deletion at around 2028068), translating to MVTMRDVAALAGVSQATVSYALNGDPIITESTRAKVLTAARKLNYTVNLSARNLKSGKSGALGLVVQELQNPYVTQLADAVSQYALTKHMQTVIQQTLYRQENETSILEHVTSAFCDAVIFSPSKLTSKQIKSQLNGKPALLLSSRDSNPEYDVLDTPAREAMYTATSYLLETGCRKLLFMGMPYIPLNECLYSVDSARLRIAGFEQALVEHGIEPSPSQFIQPGGWNPAISRAAMLEYLDQHAAPKLAGIGQTQLTLRSTLTESSV from the coding sequence ATGGTGACCATGCGGGATGTGGCAGCGCTAGCAGGCGTGTCCCAAGCTACCGTCTCCTATGCGCTCAACGGGGATCCTATTATTACTGAGAGCACGCGGGCCAAAGTACTTACTGCCGCACGCAAACTCAACTACACCGTCAACCTCTCTGCTAGAAATTTGAAATCCGGCAAGAGCGGTGCCCTCGGACTCGTAGTCCAGGAACTGCAAAATCCATACGTTACCCAATTGGCCGACGCGGTCTCCCAGTACGCACTAACCAAGCACATGCAGACCGTCATCCAGCAAACCCTGTACCGGCAAGAGAACGAAACCTCCATCCTAGAACATGTGACGAGTGCCTTTTGCGATGCCGTCATCTTCAGCCCCAGCAAACTCACCAGCAAGCAAATCAAATCCCAGCTCAACGGCAAACCCGCCCTCCTGCTCTCTTCCCGAGACAGCAATCCCGAATACGACGTGCTCGACACGCCCGCCCGAGAAGCCATGTACACCGCCACCTCCTATCTGCTGGAAACCGGCTGCCGAAAGTTGCTCTTTATGGGCATGCCATACATACCTCTCAATGAGTGCCTGTACTCCGTTGACTCCGCCCGACTGCGCATAGCCGGTTTTGAGCAAGCCCTTGTGGAGCATGGCATCGAGCCTAGTCCTTCTCAGTTCATTCAGCCTGGAGGCTGGAACCCGGCTATAAGCCGTGCAGCCATGCTCGAGTATCTTGACCAACATGCTGCCCCCAAGCTAGCGGGCATAGGTCAAACTCAGCTGACCCTCCGCTCAACTTTGACGGAGTCGTCTGTGTGA
- a CDS encoding hypothetical protein (frameshifted, insertion/deletion at around 2028056) yields the protein MNDTAALGVMRALVDRHIRIPQDVSVIGFDGINQGAFTSPSLTTMDFDFDDMAQQAVDMLMLRLHEMNAEDSEKQPPQHLLAHYRLLKRESTR from the coding sequence GTGAACGACACTGCTGCGCTTGGTGTGATGCGAGCACTCGTTGACAGGCACATTCGCATCCCCCAAGACGTTTCTGTGATTGGCTTCGATGGCATCAACCAAGGCGCTTTCACCTCGCCGAGCCTAACGACCATGGACTTCGATTTTGATGATATGGCTCAGCAGGCTGTCGACATGCTCATGCTGCGTTTACATGAGATGAACGCTGAGGACAGCGAGAAACAACCCCCGCAGCATCTCCTGGCTCACTACCGCCTGCTCAAACGCGAATCAACCCGCTGA
- the ppa gene encoding inorganic pyrophosphatase has protein sequence MADTFDVLVEIPRGSRNKYEVDHESGRIKLDRTLFTSMGYPDDYGYIEGTLGEDGDPLDALVMLPNSVFPGCVVECRAVGLYHMVDEAGGDDKVLCVPADVRFDDIKDIDDVSEFHKAEIKHFFEQYKALEPGKEVMPGDFWTNAEAANKEIVAARQRLADQQ, from the coding sequence ATGGCAGATACGTTTGACGTTCTAGTAGAGATTCCGCGCGGCTCACGCAACAAGTACGAGGTGGATCACGAGTCCGGCCGCATCAAGCTGGACCGCACGCTCTTCACCTCCATGGGCTATCCAGACGACTACGGCTACATCGAAGGCACACTGGGCGAGGACGGCGATCCTCTCGATGCGCTCGTTATGCTGCCCAACTCTGTCTTCCCCGGCTGCGTGGTGGAATGCCGCGCCGTAGGCCTGTATCACATGGTGGACGAAGCTGGCGGCGACGACAAGGTGCTGTGCGTGCCTGCCGACGTGCGTTTTGACGACATCAAGGACATTGACGACGTGTCCGAATTCCACAAGGCCGAAATTAAGCACTTCTTCGAGCAGTACAAGGCCCTGGAGCCCGGCAAGGAAGTCATGCCCGGCGACTTTTGGACCAACGCCGAGGCGGCCAACAAGGAAATCGTAGCGGCCCGTCAGCGTTTAGCAGACCAGCAGTAA
- a CDS encoding succinyl-diaminopimelate desuccinylase, translating into MTEAEKMELLRKLVAFRSVNGHELPVAQYIQSLFEAEGIESQVLPFGDDRANLVATIGSGEPVLAISGHMDVVDVNMNNWHTDPFVLTEAEDGDTYYGRGSTDMKSGLAAMIISMIELKRENAPLKGTLKFLVTAGEEVGQPGAERLTGEGYMKGVDALIIGEPSGYAGVYANKGELDLKIKVKGRAAHSSMPAMGINAVEALLEVLDQIKDEMHQRMDGVANPVLGGTVFNIDTIHGGNQVNAIPADAEAEINIRIIPELDNETILSIVNGVIDRFNASSKAQVSMDVDMDIIPIIGDKNCRLVKLAQEIAPDHMSQFPLSDKELEQARATAKMMGFEYVPNQLPVIGVSGGTDASKFLIDQPNGFSYLTFGPGSNTPHQDNEWVSKAMYLDFINMYKELFTAYLS; encoded by the coding sequence ATGACAGAAGCAGAAAAGATGGAGCTCCTGCGCAAGCTGGTGGCTTTCCGGTCCGTCAACGGCCACGAGCTACCCGTCGCACAGTATATTCAATCGCTCTTTGAGGCAGAGGGCATTGAGTCCCAAGTTCTGCCCTTTGGCGACGATAGGGCTAATTTAGTGGCCACTATCGGCTCCGGCGAGCCAGTTCTTGCTATTTCTGGGCACATGGATGTAGTTGATGTCAATATGAACAATTGGCACACCGACCCCTTCGTACTCACGGAGGCGGAAGATGGCGACACCTACTACGGGCGCGGTTCTACCGATATGAAGAGCGGCTTGGCGGCCATGATTATCTCCATGATTGAGCTCAAGCGTGAGAACGCTCCTCTTAAAGGCACGCTCAAATTCCTCGTGACCGCAGGAGAAGAGGTAGGCCAGCCGGGGGCCGAGCGCTTGACCGGCGAGGGCTACATGAAGGGCGTGGATGCGCTCATTATTGGCGAGCCTTCCGGATATGCGGGCGTGTACGCCAACAAGGGCGAGCTCGATCTCAAGATTAAGGTCAAGGGCCGCGCTGCTCACAGCTCTATGCCTGCAATGGGCATTAACGCAGTCGAAGCCCTGCTTGAGGTCTTGGACCAGATTAAAGACGAGATGCACCAGAGAATGGATGGGGTAGCGAACCCGGTCTTGGGCGGCACAGTCTTCAACATCGACACCATCCACGGCGGCAATCAGGTCAACGCTATTCCTGCCGATGCTGAGGCCGAAATTAATATTCGCATTATTCCTGAGCTCGACAACGAGACCATTCTCTCCATCGTGAACGGCGTAATTGACCGCTTTAACGCCTCCTCCAAGGCCCAAGTAAGCATGGATGTCGACATGGACATCATCCCCATTATTGGCGATAAGAATTGCCGTTTGGTCAAGCTCGCACAAGAGATTGCTCCGGACCACATGAGCCAGTTCCCACTCTCCGACAAGGAACTAGAGCAGGCCCGCGCTACCGCCAAAATGATGGGCTTTGAATACGTGCCCAATCAGCTGCCGGTCATCGGCGTCTCGGGCGGCACGGATGCTTCCAAGTTCCTCATCGACCAGCCCAACGGGTTCTCCTACCTCACTTTCGGGCCCGGTTCCAACACCCCTCACCAAGACAACGAGTGGGTTTCCAAGGCCATGTATCTGGACTTTATCAACATGTACAAGGAACTGTTCACCGCTTATTTGTCATAA
- a CDS encoding DUF421 domain-containing protein — protein sequence MDINFYIDVAIKLIIGLLFITLLINLTGKSNMAPTSPMDQMQNYVLGGIIGGVIYSTSVTLAQYIVILLMWAALILITRYAKTHIHAVSKYIDGDPITVVKEGKLLPQNCLKAHLTANDLVLKLRSGGVTDIDDVKRAILEQNGSLTILQKGDKDVRYPVIVDGRTDPDVLDLMGKDEDWLNSKLKEQGVESTSDVFIARYQGQKLKVVTYSGKQSQK from the coding sequence ATGGATATCAATTTCTACATTGACGTGGCGATCAAGCTCATTATCGGCTTGCTCTTCATCACGCTGCTCATCAACCTCACCGGCAAAAGCAATATGGCGCCGACATCGCCTATGGATCAGATGCAAAACTACGTGTTGGGCGGCATCATCGGCGGCGTGATTTACAGCACGTCTGTCACTCTCGCCCAGTACATTGTGATCTTGCTCATGTGGGCAGCGCTCATTCTCATTACCCGCTACGCCAAGACCCACATTCACGCCGTGAGCAAGTACATCGACGGCGACCCTATCACCGTTGTCAAAGAAGGCAAACTCCTGCCGCAGAACTGCTTAAAAGCGCACCTGACAGCCAACGACTTGGTCCTCAAACTGCGCAGCGGCGGCGTTACCGACATTGACGATGTCAAGCGCGCTATCCTGGAGCAAAACGGCTCTCTCACCATCTTGCAAAAGGGCGACAAGGACGTGCGCTACCCCGTTATTGTGGACGGTCGCACGGATCCTGATGTGCTCGACTTGATGGGCAAGGATGAGGATTGGCTGAACAGCAAACTCAAGGAGCAGGGCGTTGAAAGCACCAGCGACGTGTTCATAGCCCGATACCAAGGCCAAAAGCTCAAGGTCGTGACTTACTCCGGTAAGCAGAGCCAGAAGTAG
- the glnR gene encoding transcriptional regulator, which yields MTDLTLLTFAKDPATVLPALALLSHRVRVLPLDAASLVRMPEQTIAFIDACDNLVAAKTLCSLMKASGLSTPIILVVREGGFTVINQDWGLADIVVSNASPAEVEARLRLVSERQNQPEAVAQITSPEPDNSSGQIRSGDLIVDPSGYTARLRGQPIDLAYKEFELLKYLVQHPGRVFTRAQLLQEVWGYDYYGGTRTVDVHIRRLRAKLGGEYEHLIGTVRNVGYRFDPLKSDDPAVATSTAQPETSEPTSKSEHKQPAQAPETTDKPGAASASQTSRRQRHK from the coding sequence GTGACGGATTTGACCTTATTGACCTTTGCCAAGGATCCGGCTACTGTGCTGCCCGCGCTCGCCCTGCTCTCCCACCGCGTTCGCGTCTTACCACTCGACGCCGCTTCACTGGTGCGTATGCCCGAGCAGACCATCGCTTTTATCGACGCCTGCGACAACCTGGTGGCGGCCAAAACCCTGTGCAGTTTAATGAAGGCTTCAGGCTTGAGCACCCCCATTATTTTAGTCGTGCGCGAAGGCGGTTTCACGGTCATCAACCAAGACTGGGGGTTGGCCGACATTGTAGTCTCCAACGCCTCACCAGCCGAGGTGGAGGCCCGTCTGCGTCTGGTGAGCGAGCGCCAAAACCAGCCGGAGGCAGTCGCCCAGATTACCAGCCCGGAGCCAGACAACAGCAGCGGTCAAATTCGTTCTGGCGATTTGATTGTGGACCCCTCCGGCTACACAGCGCGTCTGCGGGGTCAACCCATCGACCTGGCTTACAAAGAGTTTGAATTGCTCAAATATTTAGTGCAACACCCAGGCCGTGTCTTCACGCGAGCCCAGCTCCTTCAAGAGGTTTGGGGCTATGACTACTACGGTGGCACCCGCACGGTGGACGTACATATCCGCCGCCTGCGGGCCAAGCTCGGCGGCGAGTACGAGCACCTGATTGGCACTGTGCGCAACGTAGGCTACCGGTTCGATCCCCTCAAATCTGACGACCCTGCAGTCGCCACTTCAACCGCTCAGCCGGAAACCTCCGAGCCCACAAGCAAGAGCGAGCATAAGCAACCGGCTCAAGCCCCTGAAACGACCGACAAGCCGGGGGCCGCTTCAGCCAGCCAGACCAGCCGTCGACAGCGCCACAAGTAG
- the nth gene encoding endonuclease III has product MTASASSTASANASGKQRRRSASSAATSESRAHRLRRIHEEYDILCQEFPDAVCALHFTNPFELLVATVLSAQTTDKRVNSVTPELFEHFPSPEHMASASASAVESIIHSVGFYHAKATHIIGLSQMLVEDYDSQVPADINELVKLPGVGRKTANVVLGNAFGIPGFPVDTHVTRVTARLRWRTDWRSTHPDPVKIEHEICGYFPPEDWTNLSHRLIFHGRVTCHSRKPDCAHCPLAASCPSAELFLGAPVEADQVPVFRNGHLEGEPEGEKR; this is encoded by the coding sequence ATGACAGCATCAGCAAGCAGTACAGCATCCGCTAACGCCAGCGGCAAACAGCGACGCAGGTCAGCCAGCTCAGCAGCCACCAGCGAGAGCCGGGCCCACCGTCTGCGGCGTATACACGAGGAGTACGACATCCTCTGCCAGGAGTTTCCTGACGCGGTCTGCGCCCTCCATTTCACCAACCCGTTTGAGCTCCTCGTCGCCACAGTGCTGAGCGCTCAAACGACAGACAAGCGTGTCAATTCGGTGACTCCCGAGCTCTTCGAGCACTTTCCTTCACCTGAGCACATGGCCTCGGCCAGCGCCAGCGCAGTGGAGAGCATCATCCACTCGGTTGGGTTCTACCACGCTAAAGCCACCCATATTATTGGCCTGTCGCAGATGCTGGTGGAGGACTACGACAGCCAAGTGCCAGCGGACATCAACGAGCTCGTCAAACTGCCAGGAGTCGGTCGCAAAACAGCCAATGTGGTCTTGGGCAACGCTTTCGGCATCCCTGGTTTCCCGGTAGACACGCACGTCACCCGCGTCACCGCCCGCCTGCGCTGGCGGACAGACTGGCGCTCCACCCACCCCGATCCAGTCAAAATTGAGCACGAAATCTGCGGCTACTTCCCGCCTGAGGATTGGACGAACCTCTCCCACCGGCTCATCTTCCACGGCCGCGTCACCTGCCACTCCCGCAAGCCTGACTGCGCCCACTGCCCCCTGGCCGCAAGCTGCCCGAGCGCCGAACTCTTCTTGGGAGCGCCGGTCGAAGCTGACCAAGTTCCGGTCTTCCGCAACGGCCATCTCGAAGGTGAGCCAGAGGGCGAAAAGCGCTGA
- a CDS encoding ABC transporter substrate-binding protein — MTSQQQKRLKPGLVFLIALVVLSLIAALIWPLLNHWGQSKAEAAGGRVNIGASQAPNSLDIRTESGAAVTQALLGNVYQTLVGLDENGQPTAGLASSWDRSSDGLTYTFHLRSGETFDDGNTVDSNAVLWSMQQIIKNKYLDYEKLDNLDKVTNPDTNTVVMELKTPDFRLPSMLTSRAGIVYNRGARVNYSTQSAGSGPYTVESFEPGSRLVLRKSQTYRGPHSAKSAQIIFTYKAQSAGQAQQVADGKLDAAVDLSGQEASAARNIKQGVTLSTGVSDQNLVLAFNHSKTAITSDERFRQSIRYALDRQAVADTSGGTAQVLNGPLNKLSPAYDDGDNPFPHDTQKALGLASYFNPSFYGGRIRLVYEDSLGQAVGDSIKDQLKQVGIPVEVTLVDHNTFQDRVVNRHDYELTLLTMSNQDVEQFSKPDSVMLYDDPESQQIFRLVQGANSKESYTSQLKQYAHMLSQKSPADWLSVKAPVNMYRPSLTGLSNNMTESYLPLWQLQMH; from the coding sequence ATGACAAGCCAACAGCAGAAACGACTCAAGCCTGGTCTGGTCTTCCTCATTGCCCTCGTGGTTTTGAGCTTGATTGCAGCCCTCATATGGCCCCTCCTGAACCACTGGGGGCAGTCTAAGGCCGAAGCAGCGGGCGGCCGGGTGAACATCGGCGCCAGCCAAGCGCCGAATTCGCTGGACATCCGCACTGAGTCGGGTGCAGCCGTCACCCAAGCCCTCTTGGGGAACGTCTACCAGACGCTGGTGGGCTTAGATGAGAACGGGCAGCCCACGGCCGGCCTGGCTTCCTCCTGGGATCGCTCCTCTGACGGGCTCACCTACACCTTCCACCTGCGCTCCGGCGAGACCTTTGACGATGGCAATACCGTTGATTCCAACGCTGTGCTGTGGTCTATGCAGCAGATTATCAAGAACAAGTACTTGGATTACGAAAAGCTCGACAACCTAGACAAGGTGACGAATCCCGATACCAATACGGTAGTCATGGAGCTCAAGACCCCAGATTTCCGCTTACCCTCTATGCTCACCAGCCGGGCCGGCATCGTGTACAACCGCGGCGCGCGTGTCAACTACTCTACGCAGTCGGCTGGCTCGGGCCCCTACACAGTAGAAAGTTTCGAACCTGGATCCCGACTCGTCTTGCGCAAGAGCCAAACCTACCGCGGGCCTCACAGCGCTAAAAGTGCGCAAATTATCTTTACCTACAAGGCCCAGTCAGCCGGTCAAGCCCAGCAAGTGGCCGACGGCAAACTCGACGCTGCTGTGGACTTGAGCGGGCAGGAGGCGAGCGCAGCCAGGAATATCAAGCAGGGAGTAACGCTGTCAACCGGCGTGAGCGACCAGAATCTTGTCCTCGCCTTCAACCATTCCAAGACGGCAATTACCTCCGACGAACGCTTCCGGCAGTCCATCCGTTACGCCTTAGACCGTCAGGCCGTGGCCGACACCAGCGGCGGCACAGCACAAGTGCTCAACGGGCCGCTCAACAAGCTCAGCCCCGCGTATGACGATGGCGACAACCCCTTCCCCCACGACACCCAGAAAGCTCTAGGACTGGCCTCATATTTCAACCCTTCGTTCTACGGTGGAAGAATTCGCCTGGTCTACGAGGACTCGCTCGGTCAGGCTGTGGGCGACAGCATTAAGGATCAGCTCAAGCAGGTCGGCATTCCAGTCGAAGTAACACTTGTGGACCACAATACCTTCCAAGACCGGGTGGTCAACCGGCACGATTATGAGCTGACCTTGCTGACCATGAGCAACCAAGACGTTGAGCAATTCTCCAAGCCAGATTCGGTCATGCTCTACGACGATCCCGAGAGCCAGCAGATTTTCCGCCTGGTGCAAGGAGCGAATTCCAAGGAGAGCTATACCTCCCAGCTCAAGCAGTACGCGCACATGCTCTCCCAAAAGTCACCCGCTGACTGGCTGAGCGTCAAAGCTCCGGTGAACATGTACCGGCCTAGCTTAACCGGTTTGAGCAACAATATGACAGAGAGCTACTTGCCCCTCTGGCAGCTTCAGATGCATTAA